From a region of the uncultured Desulfatiglans sp. genome:
- a CDS encoding Efflux transporter, RND family, MFP subunit — protein MVENASRFEVSPVFCRKGRTPLFCSALLPLLVLSMLWGCNKPEPGGAQTAEQPVNVVVTTVKTQDVPIVFEFIAQVESSREVNIQARVSGFLEKRVYTEGAVVQEGETLFLMDQKPFKAQLVQAEAALARQQAAYEVARRNLARVKPLAAADALSQKDLDDATGQYQSTAAAVEQAKATVEQARLDLSYTVITSPVTGITGSADQAEGTYLSFNNSQLTTVTVLSPIYVNFSVSENDWLRSRDQIAKGRLIQPEGEAYTAEIILADGSLYPHTGRLTFADPSFNPETGTFLIRATFDNPDGQLHPNQYVRIRLKGAIRPNAVLVPQRAVQQSSKGHFVWIQGKDDRAETRPVLVGEWHGDQWVISEGLHPGDRVIVDGMLALRPGALLKVNHPIDQEGTEKPAVDHNDPPESGR, from the coding sequence ATGGTGGAAAATGCATCCCGCTTCGAAGTTTCCCCCGTTTTCTGCAGGAAAGGGAGGACACCGCTTTTTTGTTCCGCTTTGCTCCCGCTCCTGGTCCTATCGATGCTATGGGGCTGCAACAAACCTGAGCCTGGAGGCGCCCAGACCGCCGAACAACCGGTGAACGTCGTGGTGACGACGGTGAAGACGCAGGATGTCCCCATCGTCTTCGAGTTCATCGCCCAGGTGGAAAGCTCCCGCGAGGTGAACATCCAGGCGCGGGTGAGCGGCTTTCTGGAGAAGCGGGTCTACACCGAAGGGGCCGTCGTCCAGGAGGGGGAAACCCTCTTTCTGATGGATCAGAAGCCCTTCAAGGCGCAGCTCGTGCAGGCCGAGGCCGCCCTCGCCCGCCAGCAGGCCGCCTACGAGGTGGCGCGCCGGAATCTCGCGCGCGTCAAGCCGCTCGCCGCGGCCGACGCCCTTTCTCAGAAGGACCTGGATGACGCGACGGGCCAATACCAGTCTACGGCCGCAGCCGTCGAACAGGCCAAGGCCACCGTCGAGCAGGCCCGGCTCGACCTTTCCTACACCGTTATCACCTCGCCGGTCACCGGCATCACCGGTTCAGCCGACCAGGCCGAGGGCACCTATCTCAGCTTCAACAACAGTCAACTGACCACGGTCACCGTGCTCTCGCCGATCTATGTGAACTTCAGCGTCTCCGAAAATGACTGGCTGCGCTCGCGCGACCAGATCGCCAAGGGGAGGCTCATCCAGCCCGAAGGCGAAGCCTACACCGCGGAGATCATCCTGGCCGACGGCTCGCTCTATCCGCATACCGGCAGGCTGACCTTCGCCGATCCTTCCTTCAACCCCGAGACGGGGACCTTCCTGATCCGCGCCACCTTCGACAACCCCGACGGCCAGCTCCACCCGAACCAGTACGTCCGCATCCGCCTGAAAGGGGCCATCCGGCCCAATGCGGTCCTCGTCCCCCAGCGCGCGGTTCAACAGTCATCCAAGGGGCACTTCGTGTGGATTCAAGGCAAGGATGACAGGGCCGAGACACGCCCCGTCCTCGTCGGTGAGTGGCACGGTGATCAGTGGGTCATCTCCGAAGGACTGCACCCTGGAGACCGGGTCATCGTGGACGGGATGCTCGCCCTCAGGCCGGGCGCCCTGTTGAAGGTCAACCACCCGATCGATCAGGAGGGCACAGAAAAACCGGCCGTTGACCACAACGACCCACCGGAAAGCGGCCGCTGA
- a CDS encoding Endonuclease/exonuclease/phosphatase family protein, translating to MPARISAGGGVRALVDAIEWEVHSALRVMTFNLRFENHRDGLNAWENRRSEVAALIERHRPDLVGTQEGLPSQLRYLEETLSGYRLHAPGRFWDDTCQYPSLFYRLDAFDLLAGGEFWLSKTPAVHRSKDWDSAFPRMMSWARLGVRGGGRSLTAAVTHLDHIGTEARIRQACILAEWVAGQTPPVLLLGDFNDAPGSDVHRILTAPATGLSDSWEDLGMDGGENSFTHHGFTGVPQVGRIDWILVEKPLLASHARIVRDRSGNGSYPSDHFPYCVELDWEEAV from the coding sequence ATGCCGGCGCGCATTTCGGCCGGCGGCGGGGTGCGCGCGCTCGTTGACGCGATCGAATGGGAGGTACACTCTGCATTGCGCGTTATGACGTTCAACCTGCGCTTCGAAAACCACAGGGACGGCCTGAATGCCTGGGAGAACCGGCGTTCGGAGGTGGCGGCGCTGATCGAACGGCATCGCCCCGATCTGGTCGGCACGCAGGAGGGGCTGCCCTCGCAGCTGCGATACCTGGAAGAGACTCTCTCGGGATACCGGCTGCACGCCCCCGGCCGTTTCTGGGATGACACCTGCCAGTATCCCTCGCTGTTCTACCGGCTGGATGCCTTCGATCTCCTCGCCGGCGGGGAATTCTGGCTCTCGAAGACGCCGGCGGTGCATCGGAGCAAGGACTGGGACAGCGCTTTCCCCCGGATGATGAGCTGGGCGAGGCTCGGGGTGCGCGGAGGCGGCCGTTCACTGACGGCAGCGGTGACCCATTTGGACCACATCGGCACCGAGGCGCGCATCCGGCAGGCCTGCATCCTCGCCGAGTGGGTCGCTGGACAGACGCCGCCCGTGCTGCTCCTGGGGGATTTCAACGACGCCCCCGGCTCGGATGTGCACCGGATCCTGACCGCCCCCGCCACCGGGCTCAGCGACAGCTGGGAGGATCTCGGCATGGACGGGGGCGAAAACAGCTTCACGCACCATGGCTTCACGGGCGTTCCGCAGGTTGGAAGAATCGATTGGATCCTGGTGGAGAAGCCGCTTCTCGCTTCGCATGCCCGCATCGTGAGGGACCGGTCCGGCAACGGGTCTTATCCATCGGATCATTTCCCCTATTGTGTCGAGCTGGATTGGGAAGAAGCGGTGTAA
- the glmS gene encoding Glutamine--fructose-6-phosphate aminotransferase (isomerizing) — MCGIVCYVGPRDTKSVLIEGLKQLEYRGYDSAGIAVQHGNQIACHRAVGKIVELEKKLAGLDVTGESGIAHTRWATHGAPTEENAHPHRDEKGNVFVIHNGIIENYHTLRKRLQQEGVHFRSETDTEVLAHLIAHYYDGSLSEAVRKTMGQVEGTFGIAVIHRNEPGRIVVARRGSPLIIGLSDGSRFAASDVSAMVRYTNQVIHLQDNELAVLTKDDVSISTAQAVSVKRDVETVEWRGEDVELNGFPHFMLKEIYEQPNTIENAMRGRLEPAEGVPKLGGIMPVWDHLKDCRHLVIVACGTSFYAACVGRYVFEKLTEIDVQVELASEFRYRKLNFPHNTFILALSQSGETADTLAAIKEAKRKGASLLGIVNVVGSSIARETDAGVYNHAGPEIGVASTKIFTSQLTILTLLALLLGRHQNLSLTDGVEAIRALKQIPDQIKAIFAQANHIEAIAENYYHCSNWLFLGRKYNYPIAMEGALKLKEISYIHAEGYPAGEMKHGPIALVNPEMPTVAIVPQDDMYEKMISNIQEVKSRRGPVIAIATQGDSKIRELVDEVIEVPPTLSFLNPLLTVIPCQLLAYYCAKFLNRDIDQPRNLAKSVTVE, encoded by the coding sequence ATGTGTGGAATCGTCTGTTATGTCGGGCCGCGGGATACGAAGTCGGTCCTGATCGAGGGGCTGAAGCAGCTGGAGTACCGCGGGTACGACTCGGCCGGGATTGCGGTGCAGCACGGCAACCAGATCGCCTGCCACCGGGCGGTGGGGAAGATCGTGGAGTTGGAGAAGAAGCTCGCCGGGCTCGACGTCACCGGTGAGAGCGGCATCGCGCACACGCGCTGGGCCACCCACGGGGCGCCGACGGAAGAAAACGCCCATCCGCACCGGGACGAGAAGGGGAATGTCTTCGTCATCCACAACGGGATCATCGAGAACTATCACACCCTGCGCAAGAGGCTTCAGCAGGAGGGTGTGCATTTCCGGTCAGAGACCGACACCGAGGTGCTCGCGCACCTGATTGCGCATTATTACGATGGCAGCCTGAGCGAGGCGGTCCGCAAGACGATGGGGCAGGTGGAGGGGACCTTCGGGATCGCGGTAATCCACCGCAACGAGCCGGGGAGAATCGTCGTCGCGAGGCGCGGGAGCCCGCTGATCATCGGCCTCAGCGACGGGAGTCGTTTCGCGGCCTCCGACGTCTCCGCCATGGTGCGGTACACCAACCAGGTCATCCACCTGCAGGACAACGAACTGGCGGTCCTCACCAAGGACGATGTGTCGATCTCCACGGCGCAGGCGGTCAGCGTCAAAAGGGATGTCGAGACGGTGGAGTGGCGGGGTGAAGACGTCGAGCTGAACGGCTTTCCGCACTTCATGCTGAAGGAGATCTACGAACAGCCCAACACCATCGAAAACGCCATGCGCGGAAGGCTCGAGCCGGCCGAAGGGGTGCCCAAGCTGGGCGGCATCATGCCTGTGTGGGACCATCTGAAGGACTGTCGGCATCTGGTGATCGTGGCCTGCGGCACCTCGTTTTATGCCGCCTGCGTCGGACGCTATGTCTTCGAGAAGCTCACGGAGATCGACGTGCAGGTGGAACTCGCCTCCGAGTTCCGCTACCGCAAGCTGAACTTCCCGCACAATACCTTCATCCTGGCCTTGAGCCAGTCCGGCGAAACAGCCGACACCCTGGCCGCCATCAAGGAGGCCAAGCGCAAGGGCGCCTCGCTCCTCGGGATCGTCAACGTCGTGGGGAGTTCCATCGCCCGCGAGACCGACGCCGGCGTCTACAACCATGCCGGCCCGGAGATCGGGGTGGCGTCGACGAAGATCTTCACTTCGCAGTTGACGATTCTGACCCTCCTGGCGCTGCTGCTGGGGCGTCATCAGAATCTTTCGCTCACCGACGGGGTGGAGGCGATTCGAGCGCTCAAGCAGATACCGGATCAGATAAAGGCGATCTTCGCCCAGGCGAACCATATCGAGGCCATCGCCGAAAACTACTATCATTGTTCGAACTGGCTTTTCCTCGGCCGGAAGTACAACTACCCGATAGCGATGGAGGGGGCGCTCAAGCTGAAGGAGATCTCCTACATCCATGCCGAGGGGTATCCGGCAGGAGAGATGAAGCACGGGCCGATCGCCCTGGTGAACCCCGAGATGCCGACGGTGGCGATCGTTCCCCAGGACGACATGTACGAGAAGATGATCAGCAACATCCAGGAGGTGAAGAGCCGCAGGGGCCCCGTGATCGCCATCGCGACGCAGGGCGATTCGAAGATCCGGGAACTGGTCGACGAGGTGATCGAGGTCCCGCCGACGCTCTCCTTCCTGAACCCCCTCCTGACGGTCATCCCCTGTCAACTGCTCGCCTATTACTGCGCGAAGTTCCTGAACCGGGACATCGATCAGCCGCGGAACCTGGCCAAGAGCGTGACGGTTGAATGA
- a CDS encoding hypothetical protein (Evidence 5 : Unknown function) produces MGKVKRILEVAAVLLICAFFWACVIGCGTTDRSRTYDDSRWWVPAKPMPDRSDWRSPFDIL; encoded by the coding sequence ATGGGCAAGGTGAAGCGCATTCTCGAGGTTGCTGCCGTATTGCTGATCTGCGCGTTTTTTTGGGCTTGTGTGATCGGTTGCGGAACCACGGACCGCAGCCGTACGTACGACGATTCGCGTTGGTGGGTGCCCGCCAAACCCATGCCCGACCGCTCCGATTGGCGTTCTCCGTTCGACATCCTCTAA
- the serS gene encoding Serine--tRNA ligase has protein sequence MLDLKFVRANFDAVREMLQNRHYDLDLDMFERLDQERREGLTLLEDLRCRRNQVSEEIAGMKKRREDATERIEQMREVSTRIKEKEKGLASIMEDLDRLLMVIPNMPLPNVPVGRDERDNPVVRTWGEVGGMSFEPQAHWDIGEALGILDFGCAAKLSGARFTLYRGAGARLERALINFMLDVHTQEHGYTEILPPFLVNSASMTGTGQLPKFAEDLFRIQGWDLYLIPTAEVPVTNIHRDEILDAEDLPRHYVAYTPCFRSEAGSYGKDTRGLIRQHQFNKVELVKFTRPEESEEELERLTRDAEDILQRLELPYRVVTLCTGDLGFSAAKTYDIEVWLPGQGLYREISSCSTFTEFQARRANIRFKTRGQKGTTLVHTLNGSGLAVGRTFVAILENYQQADGTVRIPDVLKPYMGGRSHLSVDEGHVESTQR, from the coding sequence ATGTTGGATCTTAAATTTGTACGGGCCAATTTCGACGCCGTTCGGGAGATGCTTCAGAACAGGCACTACGACCTCGATCTGGATATGTTCGAACGGCTGGATCAGGAGCGCCGGGAGGGCCTCACCCTGCTCGAAGACCTGCGCTGCCGGCGCAACCAGGTGAGCGAAGAGATCGCGGGGATGAAGAAGCGGCGCGAGGACGCCACCGAGCGGATCGAGCAGATGCGGGAGGTCTCTACCCGGATCAAGGAGAAGGAGAAGGGGCTCGCCTCGATCATGGAGGATCTGGATCGCCTCTTGATGGTCATCCCCAACATGCCGCTGCCGAACGTACCGGTCGGACGCGACGAGCGCGACAACCCCGTTGTGAGGACGTGGGGCGAGGTCGGGGGGATGTCCTTCGAGCCCCAGGCGCACTGGGATATCGGGGAGGCCCTGGGCATTTTGGACTTCGGGTGCGCGGCCAAGCTATCGGGCGCGCGCTTCACCTTGTACCGGGGCGCGGGCGCCCGGCTTGAGCGGGCGCTCATCAACTTCATGCTCGACGTTCACACGCAGGAGCACGGATACACGGAGATCCTGCCGCCGTTCCTCGTGAACAGCGCCTCAATGACGGGGACGGGGCAGCTCCCGAAGTTCGCGGAGGATCTGTTCCGGATCCAGGGTTGGGACCTGTACCTGATCCCCACCGCCGAGGTGCCGGTGACCAATATCCATCGGGACGAGATCCTGGATGCGGAGGACCTGCCGCGGCACTACGTCGCCTACACGCCGTGTTTCCGTTCGGAGGCGGGTTCCTACGGCAAGGACACCCGTGGGCTGATCCGGCAGCACCAGTTCAACAAGGTGGAGCTCGTCAAGTTCACCCGTCCCGAGGAATCGGAGGAGGAGCTCGAGCGGTTGACCCGGGATGCCGAAGACATCCTGCAGCGTCTGGAGCTTCCTTACCGGGTGGTGACGCTGTGCACGGGCGATCTCGGGTTCTCCGCGGCCAAGACCTACGATATCGAGGTCTGGCTGCCCGGTCAGGGCCTCTACCGGGAGATCTCTTCCTGCAGCACGTTTACGGAATTTCAGGCCCGCCGGGCCAATATCCGTTTCAAGACCAGGGGGCAGAAGGGGACGACCCTGGTGCACACCCTCAACGGGTCCGGCCTTGCCGTGGGGAGGACCTTCGTCGCCATCCTGGAAAACTATCAGCAGGCTGACGGGACGGTGCGGATCCCCGATGTCTTGAAACCTTACATGGGAGGACGCAGCCATCTCTCAGTCGATGAAGGCCATGTCGAATCGACTCAAAGGTGA
- a CDS encoding hypothetical protein (Evidence 5 : Unknown function): MVFLANLGSDLHVRLFGGLQAVPAQMLDLLDIDQKPHFRMETT, translated from the coding sequence ATGGTCTTTTTGGCCAATCTCGGCTCGGATTTACACGTTCGCTTGTTCGGCGGTCTGCAAGCCGTCCCTGCACAAATGCTTGATTTGCTTGATATTGACCAAAAACCTCATTTCCGGATGGAAACAACTTAG
- a CDS encoding Penicillin-binding protein, transpeptidase domain protein, whose product MKAMSNRLKGEWWRDYQRGLRREKWRVLVPDRLSILFVCAGGVFALLAVALLVGSMISEWRSEPKEADQKRAPAPKPSRTAWEGIIRTREDLWPILKDFDPLLYAGESGRIVHYAGKPLTVKTGIDATIQSAVAGLLQRSQTIRSAAVVMDPFSGRILALAGYDQNGKGNEVCLQADFPAASLFKIVAAAAALEAAGLSPDSPLYYNGGRYTLYKSQLNDKRTRYTHQVPLKEAFGLSINPVFGKLGSFTLGQDLLQEFAARFMFNHPIPFDLPLEESRIEVPQTTFGLAEIASGFNKRTLISPLHGALFSSAVANGGVMMVPWLVEEVEDDSGRTLYKAEPAVMARPIEAATARKLRVMMQETVKGGTCRRTLKRLTRKKPFDTMEIGAKTGTINDPTNTHKIDWLSAYVIDPDRKEGVCVAVMGMHGEKLGIRAPELGRLILDDCVF is encoded by the coding sequence ATGAAGGCCATGTCGAATCGACTCAAAGGTGAATGGTGGCGGGATTACCAGCGCGGCCTGCGCAGAGAAAAATGGCGGGTCCTGGTCCCGGACCGTCTGTCGATTCTTTTCGTCTGCGCGGGCGGGGTGTTTGCTCTGCTGGCGGTCGCACTGCTTGTCGGGTCGATGATTTCGGAATGGCGCTCGGAGCCGAAAGAGGCCGATCAGAAGCGGGCACCCGCTCCGAAGCCGTCCAGGACGGCCTGGGAAGGGATTATCCGGACGCGGGAGGATCTGTGGCCCATCCTGAAGGACTTCGACCCCCTGCTCTACGCGGGTGAAAGCGGCCGCATCGTTCATTACGCGGGGAAGCCCCTGACTGTGAAGACCGGGATCGACGCGACGATTCAGTCGGCCGTTGCGGGGCTCCTCCAACGATCTCAGACCATCCGGTCGGCGGCGGTGGTCATGGATCCGTTCAGCGGGCGCATCCTCGCCCTCGCGGGGTACGACCAGAATGGCAAAGGGAACGAAGTCTGCCTGCAGGCGGACTTTCCGGCTGCGAGCCTGTTCAAGATCGTTGCCGCCGCCGCCGCGCTCGAAGCGGCGGGCCTGTCGCCCGACAGTCCTCTCTATTACAACGGCGGACGCTACACCCTCTACAAAAGCCAGCTGAACGACAAGCGGACCCGGTACACGCACCAGGTGCCGCTGAAGGAGGCCTTCGGACTGTCGATCAACCCGGTCTTCGGAAAGCTCGGGAGCTTCACCCTGGGGCAGGACCTGCTGCAGGAATTCGCCGCACGCTTCATGTTCAACCATCCCATCCCGTTCGATCTGCCGCTGGAGGAGAGCCGGATCGAGGTGCCGCAGACGACGTTCGGCCTGGCGGAGATCGCATCAGGATTCAACAAGCGGACGCTGATATCACCGCTTCACGGAGCCCTCTTTTCCTCGGCCGTCGCCAACGGCGGGGTCATGATGGTGCCTTGGCTGGTGGAGGAGGTGGAGGACGACTCCGGCCGCACCCTCTACAAGGCCGAGCCCGCCGTGATGGCCAGGCCGATAGAGGCCGCGACTGCGCGAAAACTGCGGGTCATGATGCAGGAAACGGTCAAAGGCGGGACCTGCCGGAGGACGCTCAAACGCCTCACACGGAAGAAGCCTTTCGATACGATGGAGATCGGGGCCAAAACCGGGACCATCAACGACCCGACGAACACCCACAAAATCGACTGGCTGAGCGCCTATGTCATCGACCCGGACCGGAAAGAAGGGGTCTGCGTCGCGGTGATGGGGATGCACGGGGAGAAGCTCGGCATCCGCGCCCCCGAGTTGGGCCGGTTGATCCTGGATGACTGTGTTTTTTGA
- a CDS encoding Acyltransferase, whose amino-acid sequence MNERRKSLVGRGSDRSAPVGCGDAIELRRKAEREPLCRRREGFCRFARTLAALSLRPFFDLEVEGAHHVPGEGPFLLLAKHQRWEDIPLLGLSTPKGLYYVAKVELFAHPVGNWVLRSLGGVPLNRQRPLESRRYMKRLLGFLRSGEGVVVFPEGTYYPQCMGPGLSGIVRLVLGRLEVPLVPAGFEYTPKGRRTSVVVRFGPPLQPPFPAIDSLMQEIMHRIALLSGLDAPPAPHP is encoded by the coding sequence TTGAATGAGCGGCGCAAGAGCCTTGTGGGGCGTGGGAGCGACCGCTCCGCGCCGGTGGGGTGCGGCGATGCCATCGAGCTTCGCCGCAAAGCCGAGAGAGAGCCCCTCTGCCGTCGGCGGGAGGGGTTTTGCCGGTTTGCCCGCACACTTGCCGCGCTGAGCCTTCGTCCGTTTTTCGACCTCGAGGTGGAGGGGGCTCACCATGTGCCGGGGGAGGGGCCGTTTCTGCTCCTCGCCAAGCACCAGCGCTGGGAGGACATCCCGCTGCTCGGGCTCAGCACGCCCAAGGGGCTCTATTATGTCGCCAAGGTCGAGCTATTCGCGCACCCCGTCGGGAACTGGGTGCTGCGTTCCCTCGGCGGGGTGCCGCTCAACCGGCAGCGCCCGCTGGAGAGCCGCCGCTATATGAAGCGCCTGCTTGGTTTTCTTCGAAGCGGAGAGGGGGTGGTGGTTTTTCCGGAAGGGACCTACTATCCGCAGTGCATGGGGCCGGGCTTGAGCGGCATCGTGCGCCTCGTGCTGGGACGGCTCGAGGTGCCCCTCGTGCCGGCCGGCTTCGAGTACACCCCGAAGGGGCGGCGAACCAGCGTGGTGGTTCGTTTCGGACCTCCGCTGCAGCCGCCTTTCCCCGCCATCGATTCCCTCATGCAGGAGATCATGCATCGAATCGCGCTGCTCTCGGGCCTCGACGCCCCGCCTGCGCCCCATCCCTGA